AGAATTGTGTATGTGTCATGGGAGAGGTGATCAAGAAGATGAACAATGCGTGGAGACGAAGACGTTTGGCCGCTCGTTTACAATCCAACATAAAGCCATTCTGCGAACCAACCCGTGGTtgggatggttaggtggacagtgctATTCTCAGTCCACCAAGGTCCAAATCAGTTCATATTCATGTTTCTTTTTGTTCCAAACCATGACTGCCGAACGAAAATATTTTATACGGATTGAATGGAAAGGGAAACACGAAGGCCGTGACCGTGAGGTCCGTGACACACCATTTGTACACAACCTTTGATCATCACATCACACGACGAAGAGCAAAGCAAGGATGCAAATCTGAGACGGGTCGAGCGTTGGGCTCACGCGCTAATTTACGCGTAGTCCTGGTCGGCGACTGGCTGGTAGGACGCGATGAACACGTCGCCGTACACGAACCCAGCGAGGCCGCCTCCGATGAGCGGCCCGACCCAGTAGACCCAGTTTCCGGCGAAGTTGCCGGCGGCGACTGCCGGGCCGAAGGAGCGGGCGGGGTTCATGGAGCCGCCGCTGAAGGGGCCGGCGGCGAGGATGTTGGCGCCGACGATGAAACCGATCGCGATGGGCGCGATGGTGCCGAGGGACCCCTTCTTCGGGTCCGCCGCCGTGGCGTACACCGTGTACACCAGCGCGAAGGTGATGACGATCTCCATCACCACGCCCTCGAACTCGTTCATGCCCGCCGTCACACCGTGCGTCGGGATGGCCTGCGTTTACAGTTCACCGGTAAGCTGAACAGTAAATTGCACGGCTATATTCCGATCATATCATGTAGCGAGTACCGACCTTTCCGTGGGTGACGAATTTGAGGAGGAAGCAGGCGGCGGTAGAGCCGAGCAGCTGGGCCACCCAGTAGAAGATCCCGGTGAGGATGGTGATGTGGCCGCCGACGGCAAGGCCGAAGGTCACAGCGGGGTTGAGGTGGCCGCCGGAGATGTTGGCGGCGATCGCGACACCGACGAAGAGGGCGAAGGCGTGGGCGATCGCGATCGCCACAAGGCCAACTGGGTCGAGAGCGCCATCATCGGTGATTTTCCCTGCACGATGCAAATTGGCAATTAGCACTGAAGTACTGAACTCTACGTATCATACGGTCGGCACTGGATTCACAGAGACACGGTGACTAACCATAGGCAATGGCGGACCCAACGCCGGCGAACACAAAGAGGAGGGTGGCGATGAACTCCGCCACATACGCCCTGATGGACGTGGCGCTGAAGGAGTCACCACAGCTCCCGAATGCGAGCTTCACCATTGTGCTTTCACTCTTTCTTGCTACCCTGGAAAATTATTGTCTGTACTACACACTCAAAAGAGGGCTTATGACTTGACACTGATGAGCGAAGTCCCTTTACCATTAGGGCCCTTTTATACACGCGAAATCGTGCTAACAGCTTAATGGCCTGCTCCAATTGCAGACTAGAGTATTTCTGGGCGGTGCGGATGATTATCATCAACTGTTTAATTTAAGGATTAGCTTGGTCTATGATTGGTTCTGTTAGGCCGCCCAACCGCACTTTGCTTTGTTCAAATGTTTCGTTGCTATTATGAACTTCTAGACAGTATTTTATCTCATCCTGTGATGAAATAATATTTAGTTAAGGGGAGCAATTAGATCGCCGGGAGGGTTCGCTGCGCCGTCCTTGTTGCCTCTGTTTGTGTTTCTCGTGAAACCAAGTCAAGTTATTCAGCTCTCTCAATGTTTTCTGATTTTTTATATACTTCGTAAAGTTGAAATCGTGTTCGTTTTAAATGGCACTTTATCCGCTTGATTGATCAATAACTATTGCTAAAGAGTTGCTCAAAAGTATTATGGGGCTGGTACAGTGAACTTTCCCTTATGTTGTCAATGTTTCGGCCGTTTGCAATGAAGTCCATGTAGACTTCAAATACAAAACTCATCCTGgtatattaaaaaaactgagcaGCCATTTGGTAGTGCATACGGTAGACAGAAACCTGTCCTCTACGGTTCTCCATGACAGGGTAAATATTAATGTTGAAAAATCGCATCATTATGCAACTTTGTGCATACTGTATTAATAAATTTTGTTGGTGGTGTTTTGgaacattttttttctttagttttCTCTACTGGACATGGGTTTCCCTGGGCACCAACCCAATATTGTTGGTcctcttttcgttgttgatttctgCATTCGTGTGTGTTTTGTAAATCATTCTATTATGCTCTGTTACCAGACTGGCAAAGCTTTTGCATCTTTAAGAAAAAGAATGAGAAGCCAATCCATGGAACTTCGGAATATgttttagaaaaaaagaaaaaactctcTGTGGTACTACTTAACATGCATCAATAGCTGGCGGGAGTTTATGTGGTGTAGCAAACAAAATTGCTCCTTTGGGGAGTCGCATATTGTCATCACTTTACTCAATTTCACCCAGCCTGTCTGTTCCAAACAATGTCGGAAACTGTCTACTCTTTTGGGGAGTATATCGTTTAACAGTAGGCCAGGAAGAGTTATTCTCAGTTCAGCTAAACAATGTTTACTATATACACTAATTAAAATATGGTGAAAAAAGTGAACATATGTAATAGTTTGGCTAAGTGACCATGACAGGAACCAATCGAGAACTCGGCGTTCTCCAAAGTCAGCGAGTCAAACAATGTTAATTCTGCCAAGTTAGCATCAGGTACAGCAATTGAAAAATTGTAGTAAGACTTAGTCCCTTGGTTTATTTTATTGTGAgatttctaatgccttttcttcAAAGAAAATTGGGGTTTAAGAGAGGGTTCATATCGTGCTGATATCAGAGTTTTCAATGCTCGAAACTACGGTTTCTGGCGCTATGGATTTCACTCCACGGTCTCCACCTCGACGAACATGCTGAGGATTCCATCCTGTGGAAGCATACGACCTCAGGAGAATACACTGTCTCTTCCGCCTACAATGCGCAGTTTCTATCCATCATTCATTCTGACATGCGCAAGGTAGTTCGGAAGACCTAGGCACCGCCGGATATAAAATTCCTTGCATGGTTGGCAATTCAAAACAGGACGGCTGACCGTTTGGCCAGGAGGGGATGGCCAAACTGTGGCCCTTGCCCTCTTTGTAGGAGGGAGCAGGAAACCGTCGAGCATCTATTTTTCAACTGCCGCTACACGCTGAGACTGTGGGGTTTGGTGAAGGACTGGCTTCAACTAGTCAGCTTGGATGTCTCAACTTGGACAAACTGCAGGAGCATCAAAGATTGGTGGTTCGACATGGTCTTCACTCAAAGGATCCATGGAAGGGCAATGCCTTCCCTCACTATGCTAGTTTGCAAGACTATCTGGGATGAAAGGAACGCACGGTTTTTTTGCAGCAAGTACGCACCCCCAATCATCCTCCTTCTCACCATTCAGGGGGCGACGAGACTTTGGGCGGCCGCGGGTGCGAAACATTTGGGGCACATTCTGCCGGGAGAGTAATGATTGTATGTTGTGCACCCCCTGGTGGGGGGttgttgttttttttttctttcttcgtcTTGAAACATTGTCAGAGAATCGAGCATCTAGGCTCCCCttcctagggttcccacccccgccgccgccgccggccgccgggcgcgcgcctcccggcccgccccgctcccctccccctctccccttccccctctcctcccctcccctctcgcGGCGCGCCCGCGCGCGCCTGGGGGGTCCCCTGTGGCCGCGGCCCTCGGCCCCGTCTCCCtcccctccgcccccccccccgccgtcgcCGGCGCGCTCCGTCGGGCAAAGCTCGACGGGCGAGGCGGCAGCGGGGCCCTCCTTCCCCGTCCGCTTGTgggcgccggcgcggggcggcccCTTCGAGCGACGGTGCTGGACGCCCGCGGGATCCAGCGGCACGGCGGCGGTCTCGCGGGGCGGTGGGGTGGCCTGctgtggcggcgctccggtgatcCTCGGGCTGCGCGCTGCGGGGCGGCTGCGGTGCTCCCGTCTCGGGAGGTGGCGCGCGACCGGTCTCGGGCCGGATCCGTACGGATCTGGCTTTGGGGGCCGGCCGGTGGCGCCTGGCTCCggtggtgcgtgcccggcggctccgGCGCTTGGAGCCCGCCGAGCGACGCGGGTAGGGCAACGGCCGGGCGTGGCTGCTGCTCCGGCCGTGGGCGGTGACATGGGTAGGTCTCGATGGCCTACCGGTGTCGTGGCGGCTTCACGGTGACTCGACAGATCTGTCCGCGGCAACGGCCGGCTCCTCCGGCGTTGGTTTGTCTGCGTTCGGGCCGTCTCGTCCTTCACCCCATCTCCTCGTCGCCCGGGCGCTACTCCCATCAAAGGGCTGGTCCTTTCCCAACTGCGATcaccgctcgtctcgcgcccgatgccgcaggacagagctcgtctcgcgcacgatgcagcaggaccgatctcgtctcgcgcacgatgcagcaggaccgggctcgtctcgcgcacgatgcagcaggaccaagctcgtcttgcgcacgatgcagcaggaccgagctcgtctcgcgcacgatgctgcaggaccgagctcatCTCGCGCTTGGGGTAGCAGGATGGGTCGGTGGATGCCGGTTCtggccgacctattgggtctcgacgctgggggttgcccaggggcgcgaaaggtgggacctttccgctcgtctctttcgTTGGGGTGCGCCGGGTCacgggtgaggtggtgtcgaggtcttggatgctggggcggcggtcctggtggtggtggtggcgtgaTGCTCTTGGATAAAGCCCGCGCCTTGGTGCTGCCCGCTCATCATGGCCGTGTTggcggcgtggttgccggggtgtggcgttcggtggcggtgaatgttgaccgaggtgaaaacctgctctatcttcggacggaccggcggcggcgaagatcgctcccttcttgaaggcgtcgtcgcggctctcattgcccgtcatgcggctctgggggaaactttgatccttggatcgggcggtggcggtgctccggcatcgtttccttcctgaaggcgccgccttggagcgcatggttcgtcatatgtagcttcatatcttcggggcggtagtgctaggagtagtgttgctgcgctcagcgcctttgTATCTCGTCCTGGAtgtgtgcgtgtgttgcggtgGCGTAGCGTGTGGTTGTACTGGATGCTTGTGGgttattgctttatatataaagcggggcgaaagcctttttcgataaactTTGTCAGACTTCTTCCTCTCTTAATTAATGAAAAGGGGCAAATGTTTTGCCccacgtttcaaaaaaaaaactttttgCAGCAAGGGCGGCCTCTGACTTAGAGGGTGGACGCCCCCAATAACCGGCTGTTCGTGTGGTTTTCACTTTCAGTGCAATTTCAAtggaatttcaaaattttccttaaTTTTGAAACATACCAAAATAATTGCCTTTTGGTCAAAGTATTTCATTAATTTCGGTAGTACACAAAAAATTGAGTAATTTTGCAttgtttttttaattttcaaaataattGGTTGGATCACAGTCAAATTCAAGGGAATTATTCAGCCCTTTGGCCGGACTGAAAACTAACTTTACTGAATTTCAGTGAAATTCAATAGTTTCGACAGTAGCTGGAATGTTTTTAAAATAAAAGTTCAAAACCAATCGAGCTACTAGCTCTTTTCTTCAGCAATTATCTCTTTCCTAATCCCAGCAAGTCAAAGTCTTGCCAGCGAGATGCAAGGTCTTGTGTTCCTGTCACGCAAGCCATGCGCACATCATGATATCATCCAAACACGGTACAATAGGCTTGAGAAAATTGCAAGAATCTGTCGCAATTTTTCATAGTATTCTGCCGTTCTGCGACGCCAGCAAATTTGCGGCTTACTAGAAAAACGTTTTGGCGGTGCAGCGGGTAGCACTTTTTGGCTACGAACGGGGCCTCATGGGCACTAGCTATAATCAGTGACTAATATGCACACAACAATAAAGACTGTTGTTTTTTCTAGTGAAATAACTTGCAGGGATTAGGTTTGCTCTACGCTTGTCCTGCTCTCTTGATTATTCAGTGGCAACACTCCGGCATGGCATGCTCTTGTTTAATAAGGCGTCTTTTGTTCTTTATTACAGCTTTACCTTATCGTTTTGAGCAAATGATTGTGGAACCGGGCCTGCATTGCGGAGCCTTTGTATCATGAATGACAATCTGCAGCTGGTTGATGGCTGACTGTCTTCGTCACACACGGTTGCCCGTGGTACACGTACAGGTAGGCTCACTTTAGAACTGACATCTAAAGTTTGAAGAGAAGCTTTTGATGACttttctctactacttaaaaagaatgtaaggttCTCATTTCACCTTTCTTTTCATCACCCCTTCGTTTAAATTttcatgtatatgataatcaatcaccttaatttacttaccttctgaaccaatttcactttaatttacttatCAAACTTCTAATCGAAATATAAAATAATTCACGGTCAGAATTTGATGaccatttatttacacaatcgtattattattgacaggtaaatcacaagctaacacgtactagaatatttatatcccgtttGCAAAGCACATGCATTGTTCTAGTGTAAACAAAGAAATGGAAACAAGGTCTCTCCATCTGTCGATGCAAACAAGCATCTTAGGACGTGTTTGATTGCTCGCATCTGTTTTGCCTGCATTGCATGCTTGTCTCAGTTGGGCCTGATTGAGAAAAACAGTCTAAAAGCAACGGTTGCATGTTGTTTAGTTGCGTTCATACCCTCTGGCCTGGCTGCGACGTAAGGGGCAGATTGTTTTGTTGCTCGTTGTTTAGGCAGAAACACAAGTTAAGCTGTTTGGTTACATGCAACATATGTTGCCTGGTAACATCCTCGTTGAGGTGAGGTGGTGAAGTTACCAGCACACTAGCAGATATGACACAACCAAAATAGACAGCATAGGAACCAGTTTAACTTAATTAGTATGAATCTTAAACAAGCAGGACATAGTCTTAGACAAACAAGAACCAGTTTAACTCTTAGTATGAAGCAATCAGGCAACGGAGAGCGCTCCAGACATTGACGGTGAAGGCGTCGTCGCGCTTCTTGCACTTGGTTACCACCTCAATGCCATCATCGTCAAAGACGATCACCTTCAGGGTGCCGGGAGTCAACAACTAGAAGGTGACTATGTAGCCGATCCTGATCTCGTGAACAACGGCGAAGGGAGCCAAACCCTGTTCAAGGGTGACCCTGTCGTTCATCAGCCGAACCATCACCCTCCATGCACAACCGGTGTTTGTCTTGAGCTTGAACTCCTGAGGAACGGTGCGGAAGTGCTTCGTGAACTATAGAGGCATCAACATGCACTCCAGCTTTGGGACAAGGATCACCTTGCAGAAGTGGGTTGGTCTGCCTCCTCATGGTAATGTTCGTAGTTCCTCCGCTTGCCGCTGGGGGGCTCCTCCATCGCCACCTCGTCGTCTAAGGGCGGCACCACCTCCTTGCTCTTGTCTAAGACCGGCACCACCTCCTTGCCCTTGTCTTCGGGTGCTACCACCTCCATGCCCTTCGTGTTCCTCGTCTAGATCTACGTTATGAACAACACGAAGTTCAAAGGATGACCAATATTCATTCATATCGTGCAACGCCCCTATATTTACCCCCCAAGGGCCACCTACTTACCCACCACCGCGCTCAATTAACCCTCTCTATCTCTCACTGTCACTCCTCTTCCACATCTTTGCTTCACCACCTCTCCATCGCCATGaaccccttcccccttccctcggGGCATTGGATGGAGGGCTTCCTTCATTGGTTGCTCGCGCACTGGCCGcaccaagtttgagaacaccaagAAAGTGTGCTCTAACTTCACCAGCATCGAGGACATGCATAAGGAGGTAGATGCTGTGGTGGCAAAGGCGACGGAGAAGGAGTTGAAGACATTGATTCCTGGCCTAGTCAAAGGCGCTACGCTCGTGGACATACTACACTGTGCGATGGATCAGGCTGAGCCCGGCTATGCCGGACAAAGAGCCAGATGGGCCAAGTGCACACAGTACATGGCTCGTCAAGATCAACTGGCCGCCGCTGTGGCGCCGACCGTCATCGTTTTGGAGCCGGACGAGGACGAAGAAGcggtggagttggtgatcaaggtgTTGGATCCAGGCCACCGTATGCCAATCATTTTGGATGACGACAAGGATAAGATGGTGCATTCTATGGTCGAGCCAGAGGTGGACAACTATAAGGGCAAGGGCCCCCGCCGCTCCAAGCGCCTCCAGGGTCGCCGCGGCTAGGATTTAGAGTACTGCGTGTAAGATTGATTTACCCCCATTCCCAATCCCCTTGTACTCAATCCAGATCAAACACTAAAATCCATCAGTACTGCCTAAATCAAGATGTGTTGATCAATCCTATCAAATCCCCACAATCAATCATACCCTTAGCACGCGAATACAATGCAAaatcaaatctaatatgcgaatCGAATACAGAAAATCTAGAGCGAGGAGGTGAAACAATAGGGCTTACCGCCATTGTCAAAGTGTTGCCGGTGAACGACCCTGGTGctcgccttgctgttctttgctCCGTTGATCGCCGTCGCCGCTGTGGGAGTGGGGAGagtggagagagggggagagcagtGAGGAAAGGTGAGGGTAATTATGTCGGCACTTTGGGGAAAAAGTGGCGTCTCAAGCGTGGCACCTCGCTTGCAGCCACCGCCGCCCACGTGCATCCTGTGGGCCTGGCTGTGGGAAAACTATCGATTCGACCATTCGCAACGGGCCTGGTCCGAAGGTGCTTTAATTTTCATGCTATGCAGGCCAAACAGTGAACGCCGGCAACCAAATGGGCCATATTCTTTCTATACGGACCTGGTTGGGGTGCATACGAGCAACTAAACATGTCATTACTATGCAGTCTTAAACATTCAAATAGGAAAGCTATGGCCTCCCTAAGCACGGTCATCTCATTGTCCATTTGGAATGAGAGGAACGCGTTGTCTTTCGAAACAAAGGTGCGCCGTTGTCGATCCTACTCGACAACATTAAGAAGGAAGCCTCGCTTTGGGTGGCCTCACGCGCTAGGAAACTAGGGACAATCATGCAAGGTAACAATTTGTTGTATTAAGGGGTGTAATTTCGTAACACAATCTCTTCTTCTCTCTTGATTAATATACGAAGCAATTTTTTTGCCCCCATTTAAAAAACATTCGAATGAGAAAAAAGATAAGAAAAGCAAGCCAACATGCTCAGCTGAACTAAACATGATTACACGACACATTCATGCAACACAAATCATATTGTTAGACCACGATCCATGTCAGGTGACTAATTGTGCTACCATGTCTAAAAGAGTGTTCATCTGTTAGAAAAGTGGGAAAATATGACatataaaaaagaaatagaaataagtaaaaacacaaaaaataaaccaaaaggaaataaaataaagaaatagacaaaagtgaaaactaaaacCAGTAGAATACTGATGAACATGGCAGAAACCGGCAGATGTTTTTTAGTACAACATCACACTTTTATTCAATCATAGTGTTCATAAGGATACACACATTAGGGGGGGGGGCATTCGATAACCAAATATACCAAGCAACCTTGAAAGAAGTGGCCATTCTAGCTAAATTAGGTGCCTCCTCATTTGATGTGGGTtgctcatactccctccttccatctatatagggcctaatgcgtttttcgacgTCCAAAAAAACGTTTCGGGGAGGAGCTTTGGCGACGCCCTGGGCGACTCGCTCGTGACGGGAATGGCGGCGGCGCCGGCCCTGGCGCTCGTCAGGTCAGGCCGCGAGGAGCGGCGGAGGTTGGATGGCCACCTCGGCGACGAGTGGAGCATCTTTAGGAGGCGGGGAAGGGAGATCCTTCGGAGAGCGCGGGATCCAGAGGGCTGTGTGCGGCGTCTTCGGTAGAGGATGCAAGGCTTCTTTAATTTAGATCGAGAGGATTCTCAATTGAAGGAAGGGAGAGCTACGGCGACGATTGAGGCGGTCTCACCGGATTTGTTGAAGCCAGATTCTCCGCCGGAGGCCGATCTGGTGAGTAATTGGGGAGAGAAAGGGGCAGTTTCAGGTGCGTTGAACATCCTGGTGAATGGGGGATTTGGAAATAGCGCCATTTCTTGTGCGAAATTAAATTCAGGAGTTACTAGTTTTGATTTGGAGATGAAATTTGAGGAGGGGGAGGCTTATTTCACGGGAGCGGGGCACGATTTTGGGTCGCAATCTCCAGTCGTTGCTTCCAGTCGCTCTGCTGTTCGTTTGTTTCAGGGAAATA
Above is a window of Triticum aestivum cultivar Chinese Spring chromosome 6B, IWGSC CS RefSeq v2.1, whole genome shotgun sequence DNA encoding:
- the LOC100127065 gene encoding probable aquaporin TIP2-1 gives rise to the protein MVKLAFGSCGDSFSATSIRAYVAEFIATLLFVFAGVGSAIAYGKITDDGALDPVGLVAIAIAHAFALFVGVAIAANISGGHLNPAVTFGLAVGGHITILTGIFYWVAQLLGSTAACFLLKFVTHGKAIPTHGVTAGMNEFEGVVMEIVITFALVYTVYATAADPKKGSLGTIAPIAIGFIVGANILAAGPFSGGSMNPARSFGPAVAAGNFAGNWVYWVGPLIGGGLAGFVYGDVFIASYQPVADQDYA